DNA from Nitrososphaerota archaeon:
TGTAGATACTGTTCTTAAAGCTCTTTTAGAAGAAGATAAATACAGAGACTATAGACAAGTAATAGGAATAGATAATGAAAGAACCTTTGCTTTTTCAGGTGAAAAATGCGATGGATGGTATGGACATCTAATTGGAAAAGATTTTGTTGTAGCAGGAAATATGCTTTCAGGAGAAGAAGTAGTAAAAGAAATGTATAGATCCTTAGAAGCTTCTTATAATGAGCCGTTAGAAGAGAGGTTGCTTAAAGCTCTCGAAGCAGGACAAGCAGCGGGAGGGGATAAAAGAGGGAAAGAATCTGCAGCTTTATTAATAGCAAGTAAAGAGCCTAAATGGTACCATAATATAAGAGTAGATCTTCATCCAGATCCAGTAAAGGAGCTTAGAAGAATATATGAAGCAATCGTAAATAAAATGCGTGAATTTGAGCAAAAATATGGTGATGCGATGAAGATTATCGAATTATAAATATAATGATAAAAATAAAAATCACCTTAAAATTTTTAAGAAATATGTTTAAAAAGAGTGAAATTAAAGCGATTGTAATAACAAAAGATATTTTTGGAAAGAGAAAGAAAAGAATTGGTAGAGGTTTTTCAATAAATGAGTTAAAAGAAGCAGGAATAACAATTGATGAAGCAAGAAAAATTGGCATATATATTGATTATAGAAGAAAGTCTAAACATGAAGAAAATATTAAAAAATTAAAAGAATTAATCAAGAAGTAAGAAATATTTTTAATTAAATGTTTTTTCTGAGATTTTTTCTATAATTTCTTTTAAATATCGAATTCCTTCATCTAAAAGCTTTTTCCCCTTTAAGTTAATATAATAATACTTTCTATCTCCTTTCCAATAAGATTCTACATAACCCTCTTTTTCTAATTTATATAAAACTACGTAAGAAGTTATTCTTGCAGGTTTAAATCCAAATTTTCTATAAATTTCATCTCTTATTTCATAAGCATACATATCTCTTTCTTTTAATAAACTTAGGATATATATCCATAAGACGTCTTTTGTAGTTTTTTCTTTTAAGCGTTTTAAAGCCATAATTAATCAAAAATTATTTTATAATCATAAAATATAAATATTATTTTATACATATAAAATATAGAAAAAATGAGTCGAAAAATTAGAGTTGCGATAATAGGGGTAGGAAATTGCGCCTCAGCTCTTATTCAAGGAGTACATTATTATAGAAATATTGATGAAAAAGAAAATATTCCAGGATTAATGCATGTTAAACTTGGAGATTATCATATAGGAGACATAGAATTTGTAGCAGCTTTTGATATAGATAAAAATAAAGTTGGTAAAGATTTAAGTGAAGCAATATTTACTCCACCAAATAATACTTATAAAATTACAGATGTGCCTAAATTAGGCGTAACCGTTAGACCTGGGATAGTTTATGATAGTTTAGGAAAATATCTTTCACAAATTATTGAAGAAACTAATATGAAATATGAAGAAATATCAGATATTCTTAAAGAAGAAAAAGCAGAAATTGTAGTAAATTATTTACCAGTAGGAAGTGAAAAAGCTACAGAATATTATGTAAATCAAGCTCTTGAAGCAAAATGTGCATTCGTGAATTGTATTCCAGTTTTTATAGCTAGTAATCCTAAATGGCAAGAAATTTTTAAAAATAAAGGAGTACCAATTATTGGAGATGATATAAAATCTCAAGTAGGAGCTACAATTGTTCATAGAGTTCTTACAAAGCTTTTATTAGATAGAGGAGTAAAAATTTTAAGAACAATGCAATTAAATATAGGAGGAGACATGGATTTTTATAATATGTTAGAAAGAGAAAGATTGATTTCTAAAAAAATTTCTAAAACTCAAGCTATAACAAGTTTATTAAATTATGATATTGGAGAGAAAAATATTCATATAGGACCAAGCGATTATGTTGCTTGGTTAGAAAATAGAAAATGGGCTTATATACGTTTAGAGGGAGAAGCATTTGGTAGAGTACCATTGAATATAGAATTGAAACTTGAAGTATGGGACGCTTATAATTCTGCAGGAATAGTTGTTGATGCCATTAGATGTGCAAAAATAGGCTTAGATAGAGGTTTAGCAGGACCATTGATAGGCCCATCAGCATATTTTATGAAATCACCGCCAATACAATATCCAGATGATATTGCAAGAAAATTGGTTGAAGAATTTATTTCTGGGAAAGATTAACTATTTTTTACTTTCAATTATTGATAAATATATTTTCTTCATTTCTATTGAATCTAAATCTAATATAGGACTTTCACTTATAATTACTGGATTTAATCCTTGTTCAATAATTACTTCTGCTAACCATTGAAAACTTGGACCATAATCTTTTTCTGAAAGTGTATGATGTTTTTTCTCACCTTTATCTGTAAATTCTACATGAGTAAAATGGCAATGAAGTTCCTTAACAATTTTTGATCCTAATCTTTTCTCGATCAAATCTACTATTTTTATATAATCATCTTTACTTTTTATTCCACCATTACTTCTAGCATGAATATGAGCAAAATCTATTGTTGGCCTAGTTTTTTCAATTTTCTCACATATTTCTAATATTTCTTCAAGAGTACCTATTTGAGATTTTTTACCTGTTGTTTCAGGACCAAGATAAATATCTTTAATTCCTAAAGCATTAATTTTTTCTACAACTTCGTTTAAAGCTTTAATACATTTTTTAAAAGATTCTTCACTATCCTTTTTACCATAATATCCTGGATGAAAAACAACATGATGTGCACCCATCCATTTTGCAGCTTTAATACTCTTTATTAATCTTTGCTTACTTGCTGTAATAACTTTTCTTTCTCCACCTAAATTAATGAAATAAGGAGCATGCAAAGTTAACCATACATCACATTCTTTTGCATTTAATCCAAGTTTTTCAGCATCTTTTTTACTTATTTTAACACCTCTTGTAGCTTGATATTCTAAAGCATTTAATCCTTCATTACGTAAATAAAAGGGTGCTTCAATTGAAGGGCCTTTGTAATTGATTGGAAAACCGGCTGGTCCAAACCTTGTTTCAGGCATAATTATCACTTTTTATTTTAATTTTTCAAATATTAATATTTTATTTCTTCATAGTCTTATATTAATTTTTTAAAAAAAAGGTTTACTCTAGTTCTTAAATGAGGGGTTTAAAGGGTAGTAAAACTATGGAAATTACTGAAATGGATTATAATATACATAGGGAAAATAAAGAAATTAATCTTTTTATCCATATCTAAAGTCAAAATAAGAATTAAAAGAGCAAAGTGAAGAAATAAAAGTTCTTTTATATAAAGTGTCATTAAAATTTTTACTTTTCTAAATTTTATTTTAAAAATAACTTTAAATAGAAAATGTTTTTAAAATGAATTTAACAAAACGACTTAACCTCTTTTATTATATTCATTTAATTTCCTAATCACATTTTTTAAGCTTTTTTCAATATTTGTTAATCTTTTTTCAAAAGATAAATATCCAAGAATTCTTATAGCTTGTTTTCTAATAGTTTTATAATTTCTTGTACTTGAAAAAATCTTTTTTGATTTTAAATAAGCTATTGTTTTACTGAAATTTTCTACACTCATTTTGGCAATGTTTGCAGCATCCACAATATTATCAGTTGTAGCTATAGCTTCAATTATTTTCGCATCTTTTCTAGAAATTTTCTTTCCAAAAAAGAACATTTGTGGCTCATAATCTTCCAATGCATCTTGAATAGCATGACGAATAATTAATTCGAGTTCCTCAGGCTCTAAAAGCAAATAATAATCTGGAAGTTGAATAACTTTAACATTCAATTCTGAAGCAATTGTTTCAGCCGCGGTATCTATAAAACCTTTACAAACTATTAATGGACTTAAATTAAGAAGTTTTGCATTAGCATATGCGTGTCGCACATCACTTACAGATATTTTACCAGCTTTAATTTCTACAGAGTAAGTTATATTCTCAGGACTTTTAGCAATTGCATCTACTTCGGCTACTTCAACACCATTTATTACTATCTTTTTCCTTTCTTCAAGTACTTGAAAATTCATTCTTTCAAGTATTCCTCGAGCTATTCTTTCACTACTTAAACCTCTACTAGCCATAATTTTAACCTTATTTTAAATTTCCAAATATTTCTTTTAAAGCTTCTTCATATATCTTAAAATCTTTTTCAGTAAATAAAACGATCCTAACTTCTTCTATTTTATTTTCTTTTTCCAAAAATTTTTTAATAGTAGTAAGAGCTACTCTACTTGCTTTTTCTATAGGATAACCATAAGCTCCAGTACTTATAGATGGAAAGGAAATAGTTTTTAAATTATTTTCTATAGCTAATTTAAGAGAATTTATATAAGCTTTTTCAAGCAATTGAGCTTCATTATGCAACCCTCCTTTCCATATAGGACCAACCGTATGGATTACATATTTTGCTTTTAAATTCCCTCCAGTAGTTATTACTGCTTCACCTGTCGGTAAACCATTAGGCCATTTTGTTTCTCTAATTTTTTTGCATTCTTCTAATATTTTAGGTCCGCCTTTTCTATGAATTGCTCCATCAACTCCCCCTCCCCCCATAAGGCTTGGATTAGCAGCATTCACTATAGCATCGGTATCTTGCTCAGTAATATCTCCTTTAATAAGTACTAATCTTGCTTTACCAATATTAATTACTTTAGAACTATTCATTGAAAAATATAATAAATTATTAAGTTAAAAATTTTTAATTTAAAAATTTTTAAAATATGAAATAAAATGAGGAGAACAATGAAATATCCTAATATTCCTTTACCATATTTTTTAATAAATTCAGCTAAAAAATATCCTAAAAAAGTAGCTATAATTTTTAATGATAAAAAAATTATTTATTCTGAATTAAAAAATCTTTCTATAAAATTTGCTAATTCATTAAAAAATATTGGTGTAAGAAAAAATGATAGAGTAGCTCTATTCCTCCCTAATTGTCCACAATTCGTTATAAGCTATTATGGAGCATTAATGATAGGCTCAATAATTACCGCATTGAATCCACTTTTTAAAGAAAAAGAAATAGAATTTCAATTATACGATTCTGGAGCTGAGACAATAATAGTATTAGATAATCTTTATCCATTATTAAAGAAAGCTTTAGAAAAAACTAAAATTAAAAGAATTATAATTACAAGTTTTAATAAAGAAATAGAAATAAATGAAAAAAGTAATAAATTAGGAATTTACAATTTTGAAGAATTTATTAAAGAGAGTAGCATAGAATTTCCTAAGGTATCTATAAATCCTAAAGAAGATTTAGCAACAATACAGTACACTGGAGGAACAACAGGTATTCCTAAAGGAGCTATGCTAACTCATTTTAATTTAGTTTCAAATGCTATAGCATTTTCAAAATGGCTTAAATTGAAAAAAGCAAAAGAAACTTTTCTAACAGCATTACCTTTATACCATGTTTATGGAATGACTACTTCAATGAATACTGCTATATATTCAGCTGCAACAATGGTAATCATATCTAGATTTAATCCAGAGGAAACATTAAAACTTATTCAAGAATATAAAGTTACAATTTTCTGTGGAGTACCAACAATGTACTCATTATTATTATCAACTTCGAAAATAAATGACTATAATTTATCTTCATTAAAAGTATGCATTTCAGGAGCCTCACCCCTTCCACCAAATATTCAAAAAGAATTTATGGAAAAAACTGGGGCTTTATTAATTGAAGGTTATGGTTTATCAGAAGCATCTCCAGTAACACATTGTAATCCTGTAGATAAAACTCTTAAAAGTGTTAAAATTGGATCTATAGGATTACCATTATATGATACTAAAGCTAAAATAGTTGATATTGAGAAAGGGGAGAAAGAATTGCCAATCGGAGAAATAGGAGAGCTAATCATTAAAGGGCCTCAGATAATGAAGGGATATTGGAATAAACTTGAAGAAACTAAAAATGTTTTAAAAAATGGGTGGCTTTATACTGGAGATTTGGCAAAAATGGATAAAGATGGATACTTCTACATAATAGATAGAAAAAAGGATTTAATTAAGTATAAAGGATATAGTGTTTATCCAAGAGAAATTGAAGATATTTTATATGAACATCCAAATGTAAAACTTTGTGCAGTAATTGGAAAGCCTGATCCAATTGCAGGAGAAATTCCTAAAGCATATATAGTTTTAAAAGAAGATTCTAAAACAACAAAAGAAGAAATAATGGATTTTGTTAATAAAAGAGTTGCATCTTATAAAGCTATAAGAGAAGTTGAATTTAGAAAAGAATTGCCTTTATCAACTGTTGGAAAAATATTGAAAAGAATTTTAAGAGAGGAAGAAAAATTATCTACTTCATAGATAAACTTTCTAGTATCTTTTTAGGGAATTTAGCAACTATAGTCCAAAAGTTCCCTAAAGAAATTCTTGCTATTTGTGTACATAATTGAAAAGCATTCCATTTATCAATACCATATTTTTCTTCAAGCCATAAAATTAATTCTATAAAAGCTGTTTTTATGGCACCTTCAAGGTTTTTATTAACACCTGTTACACATACTACTCCTATTTCTTCATTTGTTTCTATTCTAGGCCAATCTATTTTATAATTTTTTATTAAATCTACTTTAAGTGTAATTTCTGCAGGCATTTCTATTGCTGTACCACATAATTCACCTTCCCCTTGAATTGCATGCACATCTCCAATGAATAATAAAGCACCTTCATTATAAATTGGAAAATATATTTTTGAATTTATTGATATATCTATTAAATCCATATTACCCCCATGAGAACCTACAGAATCACTAGATATAGATTCAAGTTGAGGGGCTACACCAATTGTACCTATCATTGGATTATATGGCAAAACGTATTTACCAAAGAATACTTTCCCATTTTTTATTGGACATATAATTGTGCCGTGAGGAATTTCTAAAGATAAAAATTTTGATAATGGAATATTTAAAAAATAATAATCTAAACTTGGGATCCTTGTAGCACCTTGACCTATTAATGGCTTAATATCTTTTACTTCAACTATTAATGTATCATTAGGAGTTGCTCCTTCAATAAATATTGGACCGGAAACTGGATTACTATATGGAATTTTTTTCAGATCTCTTCTATCACCTTCTTTTCTAATTTGCCCTGAAAAAGCATCTTCTGTTTCGATAATGAAAGTTTCACCTGGTTTAACAAAAAGCTTTGGTTTAATAGAATTGCTTAAAACATAGTATAATTCTCCCTGATCTTTTAAAGATAACTTTTTCAAAATAATCACCATAGTAAGCTTTATAATCTTCTATTTAAATTCTTTTTATAAAAATATTTTCAATATTGATAAAAATGTTTAATAAGGATTTAGAGATTGCTAAAGAAATTTTGAAAAAAGGCAATTACTCACTTGTTTTTGTTAAAAATAGTGAAGTATTATTTAGTAGCAAAGAAAGTGGAATAAGTAGTTTTATTAAAGCGATAGATAAATGCGGAAAGAATTTAAAAAATTCTTCTCTTGCTGATAGGGTTGTAGGTTTAGCGATTGCAATGCTTTCAGTTTATATTGAAGTAAATAGTATTTATGCATGTATTATAAGCAAATTAGGAATGAAGTATTTAAAAGAAAATAGAATCCCTTTCATTTATGAAAAAGAAGTAAAGGAAATTCTTAATAAAAATAAGAAAGAAATATGTCCATTTGAAAAAATTGCTATGCAATCAAAAACACCAAAAGAAGCTTATTTAAAAATTAAAGAGTTTATAAAATCATTTTAATTTTAAAACAGGTATTTTACCAAATTTTTTAATTTTAATAATTTTTCCAGGATTGCATTTTATAGGAATTACTCTAATTCCTGATGGTTTATTTTTACTATATAGAAATGCATAACAATCTTTCATAAAATTGAAAAAATTATCAAAATTATCTATCGAAAAAAGGACCATATCTAATCCTGCAACACATATGCTAGATAAAGATAATAAATCATATGTTGAAATTAATCCTTTCTTTCCAAGTTCCATTAATCTTGAATCTTCTGCATAAGGTAGCATTACTTCATTAAAACCACAATGATTATTTTTAGAGGAAATTTCTCTAATTAATTTATTTAAATAAAAAATTGCATATCTTATTCCTGGACTATTAAATTTTTTCTTACAAATTTTTTCCAATAATAAAGCTACACTTTCTTCCATCCATGGAGATAATGATAAATCAACTCCATAATTTTTAACAATTAAATTAGATGATAAATTCGATAAAAATTCATTAGCAATATTATCTATTTTAGAAATTTTTTTATATAAATCAGATTTATTTTTAAGACATTCCATTAAATCATTAACATAAAATAATGCAGCTGCTATGCCTATTTCTCCATTCTTTGCTGATGCGGAAGGAAAATATGGAGTTAATAAAGGTCCATTAAAAGTAAAACAAATTCTCGTACAATCAAATGGACTTAATTTATTGGAAACATTATAAACTATTTTTATGAAAATTTCAAAATTTTCTTCATCTCCAAAGAATGATAAAAATATTTTTTTATTAATTTTTAATATTTTAAGAATAATGCTAATAATATTTTTATTATTTTTCAATTCTACTGGAATAGCAACATAATCTATGTTTTCATTCAATGAATTAACAATTTTATTAGACATATCTAATAAATCATTAATATTTATTGGGTTTATTGCTATTCTTTTAGTCCATATTTCTATATTTGAATTTTTTGAATAAAGCAAAAATTTATTAATTAATTTTTCAAACTCATTGTGATATTCAAAGTAATCTATTAAAAGAGTAAGAGCTCTAACCCTCATTTATTATTACCTTATTTAAAAATTAAGGAGATTTACTTAATTCTACTTTAACATCATATGTTTTATAATCTCTAATTATTCTAATAGTTATTTCCTCTCCTACTTTCTTATTTTGTATAATTTTTTGAAGTTCTACCATATTCTTTATTGGTATTCTATCTACACTTAATATTATATCACCTTCTTCTATTCCTGAAATATCAGCTGGACTTCCTCGAATTACTTTAGCAATAATAACTCCTTCTTGAACAGGAAGATTATAATAAGAAGATAATTGAGGTGTTAAATCTACACCGTATATTCCAAGCCATGGTCTTATAACTTTTCCATATTTTATTAAATCTTCAGCAATTTTCTTAACTTTATTTATTGGAATTGCAAACCCTATTCCTTGAGCAAAGGGTATTATTGCAGTAGCTAAAGCTATAACTTTTCCATTAAGGTCTATAAGTGGCCCACCACTATTTCCTGGATTAATAGCAGCATCTGTTTGAATTAAATCTTCCATTATTCCTTTTTCAGTATTTATTGATCTGTTTATTGCACTAATAACACCAATTGTAACAGTTGGTCCACCACGTAAACCAAATGGATTACCAATAGCTATTATGAATTGCCCGGCTTTAAGATTAGATGAGTCTCCCAATTCAGCAGCTTTAAGATTTTTTGCATCTATTTTAATAATAGCTAAATCACTACTTGGATCTCTGCCAATTATTCTTCCTTTAAAAACTCTACCATCATTTAAAGATACTTCAACTGCTTCAGCTCCTTCAATAACATGATTATTAGTTACTATATATCCATCTGAATCTATTATTACTCCAGAACCTACACCTTTAATAGGAACACTATAAAAAGGAAAAACATCTAACAAATGGACTGTACTTACATTTACTACTGAGGGATTCGTTTTTTCAACTATTTCAACAATTTTATTTTCATCTAAATACATTTTTTATTCGATAAAAGAAAAATATACATTAATAAAAGTATTTTCATTAATTTTTCTTATAAAATTTTATATTTATATAGAGCTTTTTAGAATGAAAAATTTAAGAGGGAAAATTATTGAAAAGTGTATATACTTCAGATATACTTAATATGGAAGAAGGTAAAACTGTTGAAATAATGGGATGGGTTTATAATAAGAGAATACATGGAAATTTATTATTCATAGATTTAAGAGATTCTAAGGGTATTATACAAATAACTATTAAAAAAGGTATTGCAAGTGATAAAAGTATAGAAATAGTTAAAGATATTAATAAAGAGTCTTCAATAAAAGTTTTAGGAATAGTAAAAAAAGACCCAAGAGCACCAAATGGAGTAGAAATAATTTGTAAAGAAATTGAAGTTATTGGTTCATCTTATCAAGAATTTCCTATAAAACCGGGAGCAGGGACTAGATTCTTATTTGATAATAGGCATTTATATCTTAGAAGCAGAAAAGTATCAGCAATAATGAAAATAAGGTCTGCTTTTTTAGATGCTGCACGCGAATGGTTTAAGGAAAATGATTTCATAGAAATTGATTGTCCAATATTTATAACTGCTGCATGTGAAGGAGGAGCAACATTATTTCCAGTAGATTATTTTGGAAGAAAAGTTTATTTATCACAAAGTGTTCAATTATATCAAGAAGCAGCAATTTATGGGCTTGAAAAAGTTTATAGTATTCAACCCAGTTTTAGAGCTGAA
Protein-coding regions in this window:
- a CDS encoding DUF1028 domain-containing protein, whose translation is MKEIFSPVKTFSMVVRGKNGAFGVAVATAAPAVGALCPFAEANVGAIATQSFVNVNLGRKGIQLMKQGLHVDTVLKALLEEDKYRDYRQVIGIDNERTFAFSGEKCDGWYGHLIGKDFVVAGNMLSGEEVVKEMYRSLEASYNEPLEERLLKALEAGQAAGGDKRGKESAALLIASKEPKWYHNIRVDLHPDPVKELRRIYEAIVNKMREFEQKYGDAMKIIEL
- a CDS encoding ribosomal protein L13e, with the translated sequence MFKKSEIKAIVITKDIFGKRKKRIGRGFSINELKEAGITIDEARKIGIYIDYRRKSKHEENIKKLKELIKK
- a CDS encoding PadR family transcriptional regulator; its protein translation is MALKRLKEKTTKDVLWIYILSLLKERDMYAYEIRDEIYRKFGFKPARITSYVVLYKLEKEGYVESYWKGDRKYYYINLKGKKLLDEGIRYLKEIIEKISEKTFN
- a CDS encoding inositol-3-phosphate synthase gives rise to the protein MSRKIRVAIIGVGNCASALIQGVHYYRNIDEKENIPGLMHVKLGDYHIGDIEFVAAFDIDKNKVGKDLSEAIFTPPNNTYKITDVPKLGVTVRPGIVYDSLGKYLSQIIEETNMKYEEISDILKEEKAEIVVNYLPVGSEKATEYYVNQALEAKCAFVNCIPVFIASNPKWQEIFKNKGVPIIGDDIKSQVGATIVHRVLTKLLLDRGVKILRTMQLNIGGDMDFYNMLERERLISKKISKTQAITSLLNYDIGEKNIHIGPSDYVAWLENRKWAYIRLEGEAFGRVPLNIELKLEVWDAYNSAGIVVDAIRCAKIGLDRGLAGPLIGPSAYFMKSPPIQYPDDIARKLVEEFISGKD
- a CDS encoding TIM barrel protein, whose protein sequence is MPETRFGPAGFPINYKGPSIEAPFYLRNEGLNALEYQATRGVKISKKDAEKLGLNAKECDVWLTLHAPYFINLGGERKVITASKQRLIKSIKAAKWMGAHHVVFHPGYYGKKDSEESFKKCIKALNEVVEKINALGIKDIYLGPETTGKKSQIGTLEEILEICEKIEKTRPTIDFAHIHARSNGGIKSKDDYIKIVDLIEKRLGSKIVKELHCHFTHVEFTDKGEKKHHTLSEKDYGPSFQWLAEVIIEQGLNPVIISESPILDLDSIEMKKIYLSIIESKK
- a CDS encoding recombinase RecB, with protein sequence MASRGLSSERIARGILERMNFQVLEERKKIVINGVEVAEVDAIAKSPENITYSVEIKAGKISVSDVRHAYANAKLLNLSPLIVCKGFIDTAAETIASELNVKVIQLPDYYLLLEPEELELIIRHAIQDALEDYEPQMFFFGKKISRKDAKIIEAIATTDNIVDAANIAKMSVENFSKTIAYLKSKKIFSSTRNYKTIRKQAIRILGYLSFEKRLTNIEKSLKNVIRKLNEYNKRG
- a CDS encoding O-acetyl-ADP-ribose deacetylase, coding for MNSSKVINIGKARLVLIKGDITEQDTDAIVNAANPSLMGGGGVDGAIHRKGGPKILEECKKIRETKWPNGLPTGEAVITTGGNLKAKYVIHTVGPIWKGGLHNEAQLLEKAYINSLKLAIENNLKTISFPSISTGAYGYPIEKASRVALTTIKKFLEKENKIEEVRIVLFTEKDFKIYEEALKEIFGNLK
- a CDS encoding long-chain fatty acid--CoA ligase; its protein translation is MKYPNIPLPYFLINSAKKYPKKVAIIFNDKKIIYSELKNLSIKFANSLKNIGVRKNDRVALFLPNCPQFVISYYGALMIGSIITALNPLFKEKEIEFQLYDSGAETIIVLDNLYPLLKKALEKTKIKRIIITSFNKEIEINEKSNKLGIYNFEEFIKESSIEFPKVSINPKEDLATIQYTGGTTGIPKGAMLTHFNLVSNAIAFSKWLKLKKAKETFLTALPLYHVYGMTTSMNTAIYSAATMVIISRFNPEETLKLIQEYKVTIFCGVPTMYSLLLSTSKINDYNLSSLKVCISGASPLPPNIQKEFMEKTGALLIEGYGLSEASPVTHCNPVDKTLKSVKIGSIGLPLYDTKAKIVDIEKGEKELPIGEIGELIIKGPQIMKGYWNKLEETKNVLKNGWLYTGDLAKMDKDGYFYIIDRKKDLIKYKGYSVYPREIEDILYEHPNVKLCAVIGKPDPIAGEIPKAYIVLKEDSKTTKEEIMDFVNKRVASYKAIREVEFRKELPLSTVGKILKRILREEEKLSTS
- a CDS encoding acetamidase/formamidase family protein, translating into MKKLSLKDQGELYYVLSNSIKPKLFVKPGETFIIETEDAFSGQIRKEGDRRDLKKIPYSNPVSGPIFIEGATPNDTLIVEVKDIKPLIGQGATRIPSLDYYFLNIPLSKFLSLEIPHGTIICPIKNGKVFFGKYVLPYNPMIGTIGVAPQLESISSDSVGSHGGNMDLIDISINSKIYFPIYNEGALLFIGDVHAIQGEGELCGTAIEMPAEITLKVDLIKNYKIDWPRIETNEEIGVVCVTGVNKNLEGAIKTAFIELILWLEEKYGIDKWNAFQLCTQIARISLGNFWTIVAKFPKKILESLSMK
- a CDS encoding DUF1893 domain-containing protein, encoding MFNKDLEIAKEILKKGNYSLVFVKNSEVLFSSKESGISSFIKAIDKCGKNLKNSSLADRVVGLAIAMLSVYIEVNSIYACIISKLGMKYLKENRIPFIYEKEVKEILNKNKKEICPFEKIAMQSKTPKEAYLKIKEFIKSF
- a CDS encoding DUF711 family protein translates to MRVRALTLLIDYFEYHNEFEKLINKFLLYSKNSNIEIWTKRIAINPININDLLDMSNKIVNSLNENIDYVAIPVELKNNKNIISIILKILKINKKIFLSFFGDEENFEIFIKIVYNVSNKLSPFDCTRICFTFNGPLLTPYFPSASAKNGEIGIAAALFYVNDLMECLKNKSDLYKKISKIDNIANEFLSNLSSNLIVKNYGVDLSLSPWMEESVALLLEKICKKKFNSPGIRYAIFYLNKLIREISSKNNHCGFNEVMLPYAEDSRLMELGKKGLISTYDLLSLSSICVAGLDMVLFSIDNFDNFFNFMKDCYAFLYSKNKPSGIRVIPIKCNPGKIIKIKKFGKIPVLKLK
- a CDS encoding trypsin-like peptidase domain-containing protein, coding for MYLDENKIVEIVEKTNPSVVNVSTVHLLDVFPFYSVPIKGVGSGVIIDSDGYIVTNNHVIEGAEAVEVSLNDGRVFKGRIIGRDPSSDLAIIKIDAKNLKAAELGDSSNLKAGQFIIAIGNPFGLRGGPTVTIGVISAINRSINTEKGIMEDLIQTDAAINPGNSGGPLIDLNGKVIALATAIIPFAQGIGFAIPINKVKKIAEDLIKYGKVIRPWLGIYGVDLTPQLSSYYNLPVQEGVIIAKVIRGSPADISGIEEGDIILSVDRIPIKNMVELQKIIQNKKVGEEITIRIIRDYKTYDVKVELSKSP